In the Leishmania donovani BPK282A1 complete genome, chromosome 31 genome, one interval contains:
- a CDS encoding aquaglyceroporin, whose product MNSPTSTPPACYDAEVQLYMDKEDPEGVPIQNQMHEEEQGQLEGKRNFTSQNRWPLYKYRWWLREYVAEFFGTFFLVTFGTGVIATTVFHAGNAASYQSNSSYMAITFGWGFGLTIGLFLSMAVSGGHLNPAVTLANCVFGAFPWIKLPGYFLAQFLGGLVGAANTYGLFKSHFDDAQKALLPNETMASKYSGIFATYPNVANTYAVWSEVFNTMALMMGILAITDPRMTPAVNYKPVAIGLLLFVIGITSGINSSYGLNPARDLSPRILSAMLWGSEPFTLYSYYFWIPLVAPFVGALLGMFLYVFFIIPPNF is encoded by the coding sequence ATGAACTCTCCTACAAGCACACCTCCCGCGTGCTACGATGCCGAGGTTCAGCTGTACATGGACAAGGAGGACCCGGAAGGGGTCCCCATTCAAAACCAAATGCACGAGGAAGAGCAGGGACAGCTCGAGGGTAAAAGGAACTTCACGTCGCAGAACAGGTGGCCCCTGTACAAATACCGATGGTGGCTACGCGAGTATGTTGCCGAGTTCTTCGGCACGTTTTTCCTCGTCACCTTTGGAACCGGCGTCATTGCTACCACTGTCTTTCACGCCGGTAACGCTGCAAGCTACCAGTCCAACTCCAGCTACATGGCCATCACCTTTGGCTGGGGGTTTGGGCTCACTATCGGCCTTTTCCTGAGCATGGCCGTGTCGGGTGGTCACCTGAACCCAGCTGTGACGCTGGCGAACTGTGTCTTTGGTGCCTTTCCCTGGATTAAGCTACCCGGCTATTTTCTCGCCCAATTTCTCGGAGGCTTGGTTGGTGCCGCCAACACCTACGGGCTCTTCAAATCGCACTTTGACGACGCCCAAAAGGCCTTGCTTCCGAACGAGACGATGGCGTCCAAGTACAGCGGAATCTTCGCCACATACCCTAATGTTGCAAACACCTACGCAGTGTGGAGTGAGGTGTTCAATACCATGGCGCTCATGATGGGCATTCTCGCCATCACGGATCCTCGCATGACTCCCGCCGTCAACTACAAGCCGGTGGCTATTGGACTACTGTTGTTTGTCATTGGCATCACGTCAGGCATCAACTCTTCCTATGGCCTCAACCCCGCACGCGACTTGTCACCTCGCATACTCTCGGCCATGCTCTGGGGCTCAGAGCCTTTCACGTTGTACAGCTACTACTTTTGGATACCTCTAGTCGCGCCGTTTGTTGGCGCCCTTCTCGGCATGTTCTTGTATGTCTTTTTCATCATTCCACCCAACTTCTAG
- a CDS encoding 5-methyltetrahydropteroyltriglutamate-homocysteine S-methyltransferase, putative has product MHSLVTTHTLGFPRVGGQRELKKALESYWRGDLTEAALRQVGSDLRKRHLQEQNERGVTLLPVGDFAWYDHVLTTSLMLGNVPPRHRAGADAAVDLDTLFRVARGRAPTGAPAAAAEMTKWFNTNYHYIVPEFTSASAAFSVSWPQLFEELEEAKELFNAERLKAVVLGPVTYVYLGKVKGEEPFDRASLLPKLVPVYAEILKRVAALGVTWVQIDEPALVLELDSSWRSAYQETYRGLRAAIGTDVKLLLTTYFESVSHHLPLIASLPVNGLHVDLSLQTQSALDVERALPEDWVLSAGVVNGRNVWRSDLLDAYHLLASLRKQSPRRALWIGTSCSLLHSPINLECETGLEPVVKEWLAFAVQKCGELRLLADAVITESEAAVAAYTAPLRARQQTEGVVRKEVRERVAGLTAADACRLDPFPQRWVVQQEKLKLPLWPTTTIGSFPQTSEVRAQRLAYKKGRVNKETYESQLKVHIAYALQQQEDIGLDVLVHGEAERNDMVEYFGEQLEGFAFTQNGWVQSYGSRCVKPPIIVGDISRPHPMTVSWAAYAQSLTQRPVKGMLTGPVTILCWSFVREDLSRQSVTEQLALAIRDEVCDLERAGIKVIQVDEPGLREGLPLQRSKWEAYLDWASRSFRVSTSGVAPQTQIHTHMCYAEVNDVIKTIASMDADVISIEASRSDMEPLTSFADFTYPNAVGPGVYDIHSPNIPTTQSIVDLLLKATQHLPVRQLWVNPDCGLKTRTWDECRAALQNMVAAATELRRTKPQ; this is encoded by the coding sequence ATGCATTCTCTCGTAACGACGCATACGCTCGGATTTCCGCGCGTGGGAGGGCAGCGGGAGCTGAAGAAGGCGCTCGAGTCCTACTGGCGAGGAGACTTGACggaggctgcgctgcggcaggtCGGCAGCGATCTGCGCAAGCGGCACCTGCAGGAGCAGAACGAGAGAGGCGTGACCCTTCTCCCCGTCGGTGACTTTGCGTGGTACGACCATGTGCTGACAACCAGCCTGATGCTCGGCAATGTGCCTCCGCGTCACCGCGCTGGTgcagacgccgctgtcgaccTCGACACGCTCTTCCGCGTCGCGCGGGGCCGCGCGCCGACCGGTgcgcccgcggcggcggctgagaTGACGAAGTGGTTCAACACCAACTACCACTACATTGTGCCAGAGTTCACcagcgcgtcggcggcgttcAGCGTCTCTTGGCCGCAGCTCTTCGAGGAGCTTGAGGAGGCAAAGGAGCTCTTCAACGCTGAACGTCTGAAGGCGGTGGTGTTGGGCCCCGTGACGTACGTGTACCTGGGCAAGGTGAAGGGCGAGGAGCCCTTCGATCGCGCATCCCTACTTCCCAAGCTGGTGCCGGTGTACGCGGAGATTCTCAAGCGTGTGGCGGCGTTGGGCGTGACGTGGGTGCAGATCGACGAGCCGGCGCTTGTGCTTGAGCTCGACTCCAGCTGGAGGAGTGCTTACCAGGAGACGTATCGAGGCCTGCGCGCGGCGATCGGCACCGAtgtgaagctgctgctgacgacCTACTTCGAGAGCGTGTCGCATCATCTCCCGCTCATCGCTTCCTTGCCAGTGAATGGGCTCCACGTTGACCTAAGCTTGCAGACGCAGTCGGCCCTCGACGTggagcgtgcgctgccggaggACTGGGTCCTCTCTGCCGGCGTGGTGAACGGGCGAAATGTATGGCGCTCGGACCTGCTGGACGCCTACCACCTCCTTGCTTCTCTGCGGAAGCAGTCCCCGCGGCGTGCCTTGTGGATTGGCACGTCATGCTCGCTTCTGCACTCCCCCATCAACCTGGAATGCGAGACGGGACTCGAACCGGTGGTGAAGGAGTGGCTTGCGTTTGCGGTGCAGAAGTGCGGTGAGTTGAGGCTGCTGGCGGACGCCGTCATCACCGAGAGTGAGGCTGCCGTGGCCGCGTACACCGCACCTCTCCGGGCTCGTCAGCAGACGGAGGGCGTGGTGCGCAAGGAGGTGCGTGAGCGCGTGGCGGGCCtgaccgccgccgacgcctgTCGCCTCGACCCCTTCCCGCAGCGCTGGGTCGTACAGCAGGAGAAGCTGAAGCTACCCCTGTGGCCGACCACAACGATCGGCTCCTTTCCGCAGACCAGcgaggtgcgcgcgcagcgcctggcGTACAAGAAGGGCCGCGTCAACAAGGAAACGTACGAGTCGCAGCTGAAGGTGCACATCGCGTAcgccctccagcagcaggaggacaTCGGCCTCGACGTCCTCGTCCatggcgaggcggagcgcaaCGACATGGTGGAATACTTTGGCGAACAGCTCGAGGGCTTTGCCTTCACGCAGAATGGCTGGGTGCAAAGCTACGGCTCGCGCTGCGTGAAGCCGCCGATCATCGTCGGCGATATCTCGCGCCCGCATCCGATGACGGTCTCGTGGGCTGCCTACGCGCAATCCCTGACGCAGCGGCCCGTGAAGGGTATGCTCACTGGCCCAGTCACGATTCTCTGCTGGTCGTTCGTCCGCGAGGACTTGTCGCGACAGAGCGTGacggagcagctggcgctcGCCATCCGCGACGAGGTGTGCGACCTCGAGCGCGCCGGCATCAAGGTGATCCAGGTGGACGAGCCGGGGCTGCGCGaggggctgccgctgcagcgaagCAAGTGGGAGGCGTACCTGGACTGGGCGTCGCGCTCCTTTCGCGTGAGCACGTCGGGTGTCGCTCCGCAAACACAGatccacacgcacatgtgcTACGCGGAGGTGAACGACGTCATCAAGACTATCGCGTCCATGGATGCCGACGTGATCTCGATTGAGGCGTCTCGCTCGGACATGGAGCCGCTCACGTCGTTTGCAGACTTCACCTACCCCAACGCCGTCGGCCCGGGTGTGTACGACATCCACAGCCCCAACATCCCCACCACCCAGTCGATTGTCGACTTGCTGCTCaaggcgacgcagcacctcccTGTCCGACAGCTATGGGTGAACCCCGACTGCGGCCTCAAGACGCGGACCTGGGACGAGTgtcgcgcggcgctgcagaatatggtcgccgccgcaacaGAGTTACGGCGCACAAAGCCGCAGTGA